GTAGCGGCTGGCTGGCGCCCGCACAAAGTGAAAACTGGGCCTGCTTCCTTGTCTCCGCTGCGAAATTTTTCGTCGGCCCCCCCTTGGAAGCCCCAGACCCCCAGTCGGCTGCAGAATATATTCTCGcgacttcttcctcttcccctcgtAGCAGAGCTTGGTCttttctctccatctccactCCTCTCTTTTTACAGCAAGGAAAGGAATATCACAATGGCGGAGCAACAGAAGGTCTTGGGCATGCCGGTATGTTTTGCCCCTCTCTCTCGCCCAGCACGTTGATGTCgtggtcgtcgttgtcgttgtcgtcattTCCCTGGTCGATCGGTCGGGCAGGCAGTCCAAGGGGATCGTCCATCGCGACCTCAGCCAGCCCTCGCAGGTCACGGCGCGATAgcaatcaacaacaaccattgGGCTCTCCGATTTCATCAGTCGGTCGACAGTGATGGTCTTGATCTATCGCGTCTTGGTGACTGCGTTTGCATGTCGACCACCACCGGGAAATGCGGGGACACGACCTGACATCTTTGTTTGCTTATCGCGACATAACAACATGCTAACATCGCCCCTCTTCTACAGCCCTTCGTGGCGGACTTCTTGATGGGTGGTGTCTCTGCCGCCGTCTCGAAGACTGCTGCCGCTCCCATTGAGCGTATCAAGCTCCTCGTCCAGAACCAGGTACGTTCCAATAATTACCTCATTCTCCCATGATCGACAGGAGAAGGAAATCAACTTGGCCTCTGTGATCCGCGCGTGCGGTAGCAGTCTCAGCAAGTCTATCTGGCTGTCACGTGCCATTCCTTTAACGTCGGCGATGGGAGAACGAGCATCCCTCCACATCTTGGTCCAGGTATACTGACGACCCCCTAGGATGAGATGATCCGTGCCGGCCGTCTCGACCGCCGCTACAACGGTATCATCGACTGCTTCAAGCGCACCACCGCCGATGAGGGTGTCATGGCCTTGTGGCGTGGCAACACCGCCAACGTCATCCGTTACTTCCCTACCCAGGCCCTGAACTTCGCTTTCCGTGACAAGTTCAAGAAGATGTTCGGCTACAAGAAGGACGTCGATGGCTACTGGAAGTGGATGGCCGGTAACCTTGCCTccggtggtgctgctggtgccacttccctcctcttcgtctaCTCCCTCGACTACGCCCGTACCCGTCTCGCCAACGACGCCAAGTCCGCCAAGAAGGGTGGTGAGCGTCAGTTCAACGGTCTCGTCGATGTCTACCGCAAGACCATCGCTTCCGATGGTATTGCCGGTCTCTACCGTGGTTTCGGTCCCTCCGTCGCTGGTATCGTCGTCTACCGTGGTCTCTACTTCGGTCTCTACGACTCCATCAAgcccgtcctcctcgtcggtgaCCTCAAGAACAACTTCCTTGCCTCTTTCGCTCTCGGCTGGTGcgtcaccaccgccgctggTATCGCCTCTTACCCTCTTGACACCATCCGTCGTCGCATGATGATGACCTCCGGTGAGGCCGTCAAGTACAAGTCTTCCTTCGATGCCGCTTCCCAGATCGTTGCCAAGGAGGGTGTCAAGTCTCTCTTCAAGGGTGCTGGTGCCAACATTCTCCGTGGTGTCGCCGGTGCTGGTGTCCTCTCCATCTACGACCAGCTCCAggtcctcctcttcggcaAGGCCTTCAAGGGTGGTTCCGGTTAAATTTCCCAACCTCAATGTGCTAAACTTTGAAGTTGAGGAGATGACCCTTTTTGGGGATGGAGATCAAACCGTTTCTCTTCGGGATCTATCTCTGACGGAGGGTTTCGAAAAGGTTCCGACGATGGACTCAAGCGTTGAGCCATTGTccggttgaggaggaggtttcGCGGGCTATATACCAATTCCCCGCTGTAATACAAGATCCTTAGCTGTTTCCCCATGTGTATTCTCCTTTGCCTTTGGCAACATCATCTTTCCGCCGTTTCCTTTGCATGCGTCTCTTAGATCCCCTTTGACGATAGGTAGTTTGGCGAATTCATGGGTTTCCTTTCCGAACTTCGTTTATCAAGTCAGTGAAGTGATTGTGCACCGCCTTCGAATGCGTGAAATGCATGCGAACATGTGAACATGTGAACATCGATGTAGATTTCGGTCTGGGGTCTCGAGACGGGTTCTGACGGACCAGTTACGTAAATACGATTTGGGGTATCTTTGTCGCGTCGCGTCTCCAGGCGATTGGACTTCCAACCACCAAACATCATTTGAATGTACTCTCTTGACTTGCGATAGCTTTGCGCTCCCAGCTTTAGTTTCGTCACTGCCCTCTTGATCATTCACGCCGTCTCCTATTACCAAATTCAGCGCCTTTAGAGCAGAATCGGAAATAAGCGACGGATCAGTTGCAATGCCTCCCAAATCTACCTCCACGGCCTCCAGCAGCCGGCGCGGTACGCCTTCCATTTCCCGTAGTCGCATTTGGTTCAATTCCGCTCCCAACACCCATCCGAAAGCTAACATGACCTTTACAGCTCCCGCCGGCGCCAAACGTGGCTCTACCTCAGCagacccctcctcctcgaagcGACGCCGCGAAACAACGGACACAATCGAGCTCGCCTCCGTCCAAGACGACGAAGATCTGGACATGTTTCCTCACAGCGAAATCAACAATGACCTTACCATGCTCGGCtcagatgaggaagaagatgaagaagagcaacCGGAGACGGACACGAATGGGCCccagcgacgacgacagaTGCAGCGTAAGAACCGAAACGACTCGGAAGACGCTGACGACTCAGACCGGTACCAGCCACAGCAGGAGTCTGATGCTGAAGAGCAACAAGAGGAAGCAGAGGAGGACTCGGACGAAGAGGAACGGCCCACGGTCCCCTCGGAGCTGTTGACGAGGTTATTGTACGAGTTCTTCGAGAGCGACAAGACCAAGATAACGAAGGATGCGAACGAGGCAGTGGCGCGCTATGTGGATATCTTTGTGAGGGAGGCGATTGCGAGGAGTGTGGTagagagggaaggggggaatgGGACGACTTCGGGAGGGGGAGGCTtcttggaggtggaggatttAGAGAAGATTGCGCctcagttgttgttggatcTCTGATCTGTTGATGGGAGAGATGAGGGAGGGTTCATGCCTCCTACTCCGTGGGCACCCGGCAAGCTCAGCTCGACCGACAGTACCTATGATCATGGTATCGGCATCTGGCGGAGCTCATCTGCGCACTTACCAAGCTACGTCTGTCAAAAGGAGGTTGCGGAACGCTCGTTGTGCCTGGCGTGGATTCTTTGTCGTACAACGCCGGTTCACGATGATAAACAATGGCACAAGCAAGTCAAACGTCAAGAAAGGGACTACAGAGCAGCGAGTGAGATCTGTACGGCTCAAGCTCGAGGACGGGCATTTACCGTTATTCGCCAGTCTAGATGGGAAGTGTGATAGAGGGGAGTTCAAGACAATACTTGTTTATTCGCCAGGAcctggtagaggtagcttgaTAGTCGATGATGACAGATGGCTGATGTACAATATGCAGGGCAGGCTCGCAATTTCCAATGCTCGGAACAACTTCGATAGCCATGTGGTTTTCCATCGTCCTTTCCAACCCTATTAGCTTCCCACCATCactgtgtagaggtacgAAGGAAGGGAGAAAGGTCTAGACCGTCTAATCACCGAGACCCCCAAGCTCAGACCCCGTCTTAGCTCTGATATCACGACTGATGCTAATTCGTCCCAACGCCCAACTTTGGCACTTTGACATTTCCGACATCGGCCCTCGGATCGATGAGATCCAGCAAGCGAAGATCTAGAAGGTTAATCGAGTCGTGGAGGGAGTGAAACCGGATCCGTGTATCAGATGCGTCGCAGATCTCATTGGCGATGGTCGGGTGCCGGCTGTGCTCTGACCCCTGGTCACAGACGGCCCCTGGCGCTTAGTAGCAGGGATCCAAACCTTAATTCGGCTTTGCGCTTTCTCTTTGCTTGGCTTCCAGATTTCGGTATCGTGCAGTTTGAGTAATtgagatggagatgatgggctTTGGCTTCATGGAGTGATCCAGACGGGTGGGCAGGTGGCAAAGTGTCACAGAGATATCAAGATCTTCACAAACTTCAACCGAACCCAATTTAGCAGTACGATCTTCAGTTCGCAAAGCAGACAAGTGACAACTTTCGTTTCATTCTCTCCCCAGTGTTATTCCACTTTCCTTCGTTACAGTCCAGTCATGGAGGCATTCAGGCGCATTCTTTACAAGACCCAATTCACCTATCACTCTATTCTCTATAGATGCCGGTACGAGCTTTACCATCGTACACGCTTCACAAGGTTGGGTAGAAATCCAACCTATCTCAAGTTCGCTACAGCCATTGTTTTCGTTTCGACTTCTGGGGCTATACCGAGGTGCCTTGATTAAGAGGTACCTTGCCGAAACGAAGTTTTGAGGGGAATAAGCCAGCTTCTTCAAAGAGCAATACTCTTTTTGCTATTGTCAACAGCTGGTGTCTTTGGTGTAAGTATATCCCCAGCTGATATGGCCCCGTTCCTGCCCCGAAAACTCCAAACACCGTGATGTTTCAATACCACACTCCGTCGTGGCTACTATGGAGCCTAATATGGATCCTCTACCCCAGAATGTCAAGTCCCTCTGTCGATGAAACCTAACATGTTGCTAACCATGGTATGACATGGATATCTCTAGGCTCCATCGACATCAGAGCGATTCATAAAAATTTTGGGCCTGGGCAGTTGACTTATATCCTCACAATaccctctccatctctttCCTGGGCTTATTTTttcgtcatcgtcttccCTATCCTCCATCGTAACCCACTACACGGGTcgtttctcttcttttctctcttcctttctttctccgCCGTCGTTCGGTCTTTACCTTTCGAATTGGCCAGGCTGgtcctacctactacctcttTTTGGTCTTCGACAATAATACAGCGCTAGTCGCTTTTACATCTTACTACCATATTCCCTCTCATTTaacccgacgacgacgacgacgacaaacCGCTAGACGGAAGACGGTCTTTTAAGTTGAATTTCCCTTTACCAGATCTtcaaatacctacctacatatacacactcaacacaacaacaaattATAAAATGCATTACACCAACCTCCTTCTCGCCGGGCTCGCCACCCTCTCATCAACCATGACAGTCACCGCCCAAAAAACCCACGTCGTCTCTGTTGGCTACAACGGCACCCTCGTCTTCTCCCCCAACAAGATCTCGGCCGAGCCGGGTGAAGCCATCCAGTTCCAGTTCGTGGCCGGCAACCACACGGTCACGCAATCGACCTTTGACAACCCCTGCCAGCCTATTGCGATGCACAGCAACGTAACAGGAATAAACTCGGGCTTCATGCCTGTTGCCGCAGGCttagcagcagcatcagcaaaAGACGGCAAGAGCATGAATGGTACCACCTCTGGACATGGAGGTAATGTGCCGGTGTACacggtgatggtgaagaaCAAGAACCCGATGTGGTTGTATTGTGCGCAGGGGAAGCATTGTCAGAatgggatggtgatggttgttAATGAAAAGTGAGTATCCCTGTTTGAATTCTGCGTTtgtgggtagaggtatgaatgaatgaatggagGACTAACAGAGAAAATAGCCCATCTTCCAACGCCACCAAGTCACTACAGAACTACAAGGCCCTCGCAGCCAAGGCCACTACCATCGTCCCCTCCGGTTCTGGCTCCGgttctggctctggctccggTTCTGGCTCCGGTTCTGGCTCCGgttctggctctggctccggTTCTGGCAGTGATTCTGGCTCGGGCTCAGGCTCGGGCACTGGCAGTGGTACTGGCTCTGGTTCTACCAATGGCAGCACCACTACCGGGCCAAGCAGCGGAACCACCCCATCCAACTCGACGAGTCCTAGTGGCTCTTCCACCGCTGTGCCAGTGACTGCTGGTGCGGGTATTCTCTCTGCTGCTGGAACTACGAGCATGTTTGCGCTTGTCGCTGGCGGTGCTGTTGCTTTCTTGTTCCTCTAGTTCACGAAAGTGGAGCAAGGTGGAGAGGTTGAATTGACGATGGAATCCTCGAGTTGGATTGTACGATGTTTTAAGAAGGGTAACTGACTTTCTCGGTTTCGGCGCGCTGGCTCATGTTTGTTTGTCAGCGacgttgttttttttctttctttttttggggTTTAGAGCCGGGCACTAGATTGCTGCGAGCGTGGCATTGTTGgttgggtagaggtagatttTGCATGAAATCGAGTGTCATGATCCTCTGGTATTTTGTTCTGTTCGATGTTTAAACTGTTCAAACTGTACTTTGATCCCTTGGTAAGTATTTGCTCGACCTGTTACTGTCAAGAGAAAGAATCAATACTGCACTGCCGCAGAGTTCATTGGATAAGAAATGAATTTGTTCTGTTTTCCATACCAATACCACCATCCTCAGGAGTCATGTCCTagtgcttcttcttttcctcctccggcgGTGACCTAGGCGTCCTGCCCCTCCCCGCCGCCTCACACAGCTTGGGCACTggttccttcttcaaccagTCCTTGTCTCTCTTGACATAGCCCACGAATCTGTacttcttgctcttcccgAAGAAGTTGGCCCAGTGCTTCAAGGCATCGTTGACCTTTTTCAGGGCCTCCTccatttctttcctcttcaactGCTTGAGT
The Neurospora crassa OR74A linkage group II, whole genome shotgun sequence DNA segment above includes these coding regions:
- the aac gene encoding ADP/ATP carrier protein, whose product is MAEQQKVLGMPPFVADFLMGGVSAAVSKTAAAPIERIKLLVQNQDEMIRAGRLDRRYNGIIDCFKRTTADEGVMALWRGNTANVIRYFPTQALNFAFRDKFKKMFGYKKDVDGYWKWMAGNLASGGAAGATSLLFVYSLDYARTRLANDAKSAKKGGERQFNGLVDVYRKTIASDGIAGLYRGFGPSVAGIVVYRGLYFGLYDSIKPVLLVGDLKNNFLASFALGWCVTTAAGIASYPLDTIRRRMMMTSGEAVKYKSSFDAASQIVAKEGVKSLFKGAGANILRGVAGAGVLSIYDQLQVLLFGKAFKGGSG
- the aac gene encoding ADP/ATP carrier protein, variant, which codes for MAEQQKVLGMPPFVADFLMGGVSAAVSKTAAAPIERIKLLVQNQDEMIRAGRLDRRYNGIIDCFKRTTADEGVMALWRGNTANVIRYFPTQALNFAFRDKFKKMFGYKKDVDGYWKWMAGNLASGGAAGATSLLFVYSLDYARTRLANDAKSAKKGGERQFNGLVDVYRKTIASDGIAGLYRGFGPSVAGIVVYRGLYFGLYDSIKPVLLFGKAFKGGSG